A portion of the Macaca mulatta isolate MMU2019108-1 chromosome 4, T2T-MMU8v2.0, whole genome shotgun sequence genome contains these proteins:
- the USP49 gene encoding ubiquitin carboxyl-terminal hydrolase 49 isoform X1, translated as MDRCKHVGRLRLAQDHSILNPQKWCCLECATTESVWACLKCSHVACGRYIEDHALKHFEETGHPLAMEVRDLYVFCYLCKDYVLNDNPEGDLKLLRSSLLAVRGQKQDTLVRRGRTLRSTASGEDVVPPQRAPQGQPQMLTALWYRRQRLLARTLRLWFEKSSRGQAKLEQRRQEEALERKKEEARRRRREVKRRLLEELASAPPRKSARLLLHTPSDAGPAASRPTTLPTSRRAPAATLKLRRQPAVAPGVTGLRNLGNTCYMNSILQVLSHLQKFRECFLNLDPSKTEHLFPKATNGKTQLSGKPTNSSATELSLRSDRAEACEREGFCWNGGASISRSLELIQNKEPSSKHISLCRELHTLFRVMWSGKWALVSPFAMLHSVWSLIPAFRGYDQQDAQEFLCELLHKVQQELESEGTTRRILIPFSQRKLTKQVLKVVNTIFHGQLLSQVTCISCNYKSNTIEPFWDLSLEFPERYHCIEKGFVPLNQTECLLTEMLAKFTETEALEGRIYACDQCNSKRRKSNPKPLVLSEARKQLMIYRLPQVLRLHLKRFRWSGRNHREKIGVHVVFDQVLTMEPYCCRDMLSSLDKETFAYDLSAVVMHHGKGFGSGHYTAYCYNTEGGFWVHCNDSKLNVCSVEEVCKTQAYILFYTQRTVQGNARISETHLQAQVQSSNNDEGRPQTFS; from the exons ATGGATAGATGCAAACATGTAGGGCGGTTACGGCTCGCCCAGGACCACTCCATCCTGAACCCTCAGAAGTGGTGCTGCTTAGAGTGCGCCACCACCGAGTCGGTGTGGGCCTGCCTCAAGTGCTCCCACGTGGCTTGCGGCCGCTACATTGAGGACCACGCCCTGAAACACTTTGAAGAGACTGGACACCCGCTAGCCATGGAAGTCCGGGATCTCTACGTGTTCTGTTACCTGTGCAAGGACTACGTGCTCAATGATAACCCAGAGGGCGACCTGAAGCTGCTAAGAAGCTCCCTCCTGGCGGTCCGGGGCCAGAAGCAGGACACGCTGGTGAGACGCGGGCGGACGCTGCGGTCCACGGCTTCGGGTGAGGACGTGGTCCCGCCGCAGCGCGCTCCTCAGGGACAGCCGCAGATGCTCACCGCTCTGTGGTACCGGCGCCAGCGCCTGCTGGCCAGGACGCTGCGGCTGTGGTTCGAGAAGAGCTCCCGGGGCCAGGCGAAGCTGGAGCAGCGGCGGCAGGAGGAGGCGCTGGAGCGCAAGAAGGAGGAAGCGCGGAGGCGGCGGCGCGAGGTGAAACGGCGGCTGCTGGAGGAGCTGGCCAGCGCCCCTCCGCGTAAGAGTGCACGGCTGCTCCTGCACACGCCTAGCGACGCGGGCCCGGCCGCCTCGCGCCCCACCACCCTCCCTACCTCACGCAGAGCGCCCGCCGCCACGCTCAAGCTGCGTCGCCAGCCTGCCGTGGCCCCGGGCGTCACGGGCCTGCGCAACCTGGGCAACACCTGCTACATGAACTCCATCCTCCAGGTGCTCAGCCACCTCCAGAAGTTCCGAGAATGTTTCCTCAACCTTGACCCTTCCAAAACGGAACATCTGTTTCCCAAAGCCACCAACGGGAAGACTCAGCTTTCTGGCAAGCCAACCAACAGCTCAGCCACAGAGCTGTCCTTGAGGAGTGACAGGGCCGAGGCATGCGAGCGGGAGGGCTTCTGCTGGAACGGCGGGGCCTCCATTAGTCGGAGCCTGGAGCTCATCCAGAACAAGGAGCCAAGCTCGAAGCACATTTCCCTCTGCCGTGAACTGCACACCCTCTTCCGAGTCATGTGGTCCGGGAAGTGGGCCCTAGTGTCGCCCTTCGCCATGCTCCACTCAGTGTGGAGCCTAATCCCTGCCTTCCGCGGCTACGACCAACAGGACGCGCAGGAATTTCTCTGTGAGCTGCTGCACAAGGTGCAGCAGGAACTCGAGTCTGAGGGCACCACACGCCGGATCCTCATCCCTTTCTCCCAGAGGAAGCTCACCAAACAGGTGTTAAAGGTGGTGAATACCATATTTCATGGGCAGCTGCTCAGTCAG GTCACATGTATATCATGCAATTACAAATCTAATACCATTGAGCCCTTTTGGGACCTATCCCTGGAATTCCCTGAACGCTATCACTGCATAGAAAAGGGGTTTGTCCCTTTGAATCAGACAGAGTGCTTGCTCACTGAGATGCTGGCCAAGTTCACAGAGACAGAGGCCCTGGAAGGAAGAATCTACGCTTGTGACCAGTGTAACA GCAAACGACGAAAATCCAATCCCAAACCCCTTGTTCTGAGTGAAGCTAGAAAGCAGTTAATGATCTACAGACTACCTCAGGTTCTCCGGCTGCACCTTAAAAGATTCAG GTGGTCTGGCCGTAACCATCGAGAGAAGATTGGGGTCCATGTCGTCTTTGACCAGGTATTAACCATGGAACCTTACTGCTGCAGGGACATGCTCTCCTCTCTTGACAAAGAGACCTTTGCCTATGATCTCTCCGCAGTGGTCATGCATCACGGGAAAGGGTTTGGCTCAGGACACTACACAGCCTATTGCTACAACACAGAGGGAG GTTTTTGGGTCCACTGCAATGACTCAAAGCTGAATGTATGCAGTGTCGAGGAAGTGTGCAAAACCCAGGCCTACATCCTTTTTTACACTCAAAGAACAGTGCAGGGCAATGCAAGAATCTCAGAAACCCATCTCCAAGCTCAGGTGCAGTCCAGCAACAATGATGAAGGCAGACCACAGACATTTTCCTGA
- the USP49 gene encoding ubiquitin carboxyl-terminal hydrolase 49 isoform X3 — MDRCKHVGRLRLAQDHSILNPQKWCCLECATTESVWACLKCSHVACGRYIEDHALKHFEETGHPLAMEVRDLYVFCYLCKDYVLNDNPEGDLKLLRSSLLAVRGQKQDTLVRRGRTLRSTASGEDVVPPQRAPQGQPQMLTALWYRRQRLLARTLRLWFEKSSRGQAKLEQRRQEEALERKKEEARRRRREVKRRLLEELASAPPRKSARLLLHTPSDAGPAASRPTTLPTSRRAPAATLKLRRQPAVAPGVTGLRNLGNTCYMNSILQVLSHLQKFRECFLNLDPSKTEHLFPKATNGKTQLSGKPTNSSATELSLRSDRAEACEREGFCWNGGASISRSLELIQNKEPSSKHISLCRELHTLFRVMWSGKWALVSPFAMLHSVWSLIPAFRGYDQQDAQEFLCELLHKVQQELESEGTTRRILIPFSQRKLTKQVLKVVNTIFHGQLLSQVTCISCNYKSNTIEPFWDLSLEFPERYHCIEKGFVPLNQTECLLTEMLAKFTETEALEGRIYACDQCNSKRRKSNPKPLVLSEARKQLMIYRLPQVLRLHLKRFRWSGRNHREKIGVHVVFDQVFGSTAMTQS, encoded by the exons ATGGATAGATGCAAACATGTAGGGCGGTTACGGCTCGCCCAGGACCACTCCATCCTGAACCCTCAGAAGTGGTGCTGCTTAGAGTGCGCCACCACCGAGTCGGTGTGGGCCTGCCTCAAGTGCTCCCACGTGGCTTGCGGCCGCTACATTGAGGACCACGCCCTGAAACACTTTGAAGAGACTGGACACCCGCTAGCCATGGAAGTCCGGGATCTCTACGTGTTCTGTTACCTGTGCAAGGACTACGTGCTCAATGATAACCCAGAGGGCGACCTGAAGCTGCTAAGAAGCTCCCTCCTGGCGGTCCGGGGCCAGAAGCAGGACACGCTGGTGAGACGCGGGCGGACGCTGCGGTCCACGGCTTCGGGTGAGGACGTGGTCCCGCCGCAGCGCGCTCCTCAGGGACAGCCGCAGATGCTCACCGCTCTGTGGTACCGGCGCCAGCGCCTGCTGGCCAGGACGCTGCGGCTGTGGTTCGAGAAGAGCTCCCGGGGCCAGGCGAAGCTGGAGCAGCGGCGGCAGGAGGAGGCGCTGGAGCGCAAGAAGGAGGAAGCGCGGAGGCGGCGGCGCGAGGTGAAACGGCGGCTGCTGGAGGAGCTGGCCAGCGCCCCTCCGCGTAAGAGTGCACGGCTGCTCCTGCACACGCCTAGCGACGCGGGCCCGGCCGCCTCGCGCCCCACCACCCTCCCTACCTCACGCAGAGCGCCCGCCGCCACGCTCAAGCTGCGTCGCCAGCCTGCCGTGGCCCCGGGCGTCACGGGCCTGCGCAACCTGGGCAACACCTGCTACATGAACTCCATCCTCCAGGTGCTCAGCCACCTCCAGAAGTTCCGAGAATGTTTCCTCAACCTTGACCCTTCCAAAACGGAACATCTGTTTCCCAAAGCCACCAACGGGAAGACTCAGCTTTCTGGCAAGCCAACCAACAGCTCAGCCACAGAGCTGTCCTTGAGGAGTGACAGGGCCGAGGCATGCGAGCGGGAGGGCTTCTGCTGGAACGGCGGGGCCTCCATTAGTCGGAGCCTGGAGCTCATCCAGAACAAGGAGCCAAGCTCGAAGCACATTTCCCTCTGCCGTGAACTGCACACCCTCTTCCGAGTCATGTGGTCCGGGAAGTGGGCCCTAGTGTCGCCCTTCGCCATGCTCCACTCAGTGTGGAGCCTAATCCCTGCCTTCCGCGGCTACGACCAACAGGACGCGCAGGAATTTCTCTGTGAGCTGCTGCACAAGGTGCAGCAGGAACTCGAGTCTGAGGGCACCACACGCCGGATCCTCATCCCTTTCTCCCAGAGGAAGCTCACCAAACAGGTGTTAAAGGTGGTGAATACCATATTTCATGGGCAGCTGCTCAGTCAG GTCACATGTATATCATGCAATTACAAATCTAATACCATTGAGCCCTTTTGGGACCTATCCCTGGAATTCCCTGAACGCTATCACTGCATAGAAAAGGGGTTTGTCCCTTTGAATCAGACAGAGTGCTTGCTCACTGAGATGCTGGCCAAGTTCACAGAGACAGAGGCCCTGGAAGGAAGAATCTACGCTTGTGACCAGTGTAACA GCAAACGACGAAAATCCAATCCCAAACCCCTTGTTCTGAGTGAAGCTAGAAAGCAGTTAATGATCTACAGACTACCTCAGGTTCTCCGGCTGCACCTTAAAAGATTCAG GTGGTCTGGCCGTAACCATCGAGAGAAGATTGGGGTCCATGTCGTCTTTGACCAG GTTTTTGGGTCCACTGCAATGACTCAAAGCTGA
- the USP49 gene encoding ubiquitin carboxyl-terminal hydrolase 49 isoform X2, with protein sequence MDRCKHVGRLRLAQDHSILNPQKWCCLECATTESVWACLKCSHVACGRYIEDHALKHFEETGHPLAMEVRDLYVFCYLCKDYVLNDNPEGDLKLLRSSLLAVRGQKQDTLVRRGRTLRSTASGEDVVPPQRAPQGQPQMLTALWYRRQRLLARTLRLWFEKSSRGQAKLEQRRQEEALERKKEEARRRRREVKRRLLEELASAPPRKSARLLLHTPSDAGPAASRPTTLPTSRRAPAATLKLRRQPAVAPGVTGLRNLGNTCYMNSILQVLSHLQKFRECFLNLDPSKTEHLFPKATNGKTQLSGKPTNSSATELSLRSDRAEACEREGFCWNGGASISRSLELIQNKEPSSKHISLCRELHTLFRVMWSGKWALVSPFAMLHSVWSLIPAFRGYDQQDAQEFLCELLHKVQQELESEGTTRRILIPFSQRKLTKQVLKVVNTIFHGQLLSQVTCISCNYKSNTIEPFWDLSLEFPERYHCIEKGFVPLNQTECLLTEMLAKFTETEALEGRIYACDQCNSKRRKSNPKPLVLSEARKQLMIYRLPQVLRLHLKRFRWSGRNHREKIGVHVVFDQVLTMEPYCCRDMLSSLDKETFAYDLSAVVMHHGKGFGSGHYTAYCYNTEGGACALLCGVGDTERGYLSTFYCFPFISIPWIT encoded by the exons ATGGATAGATGCAAACATGTAGGGCGGTTACGGCTCGCCCAGGACCACTCCATCCTGAACCCTCAGAAGTGGTGCTGCTTAGAGTGCGCCACCACCGAGTCGGTGTGGGCCTGCCTCAAGTGCTCCCACGTGGCTTGCGGCCGCTACATTGAGGACCACGCCCTGAAACACTTTGAAGAGACTGGACACCCGCTAGCCATGGAAGTCCGGGATCTCTACGTGTTCTGTTACCTGTGCAAGGACTACGTGCTCAATGATAACCCAGAGGGCGACCTGAAGCTGCTAAGAAGCTCCCTCCTGGCGGTCCGGGGCCAGAAGCAGGACACGCTGGTGAGACGCGGGCGGACGCTGCGGTCCACGGCTTCGGGTGAGGACGTGGTCCCGCCGCAGCGCGCTCCTCAGGGACAGCCGCAGATGCTCACCGCTCTGTGGTACCGGCGCCAGCGCCTGCTGGCCAGGACGCTGCGGCTGTGGTTCGAGAAGAGCTCCCGGGGCCAGGCGAAGCTGGAGCAGCGGCGGCAGGAGGAGGCGCTGGAGCGCAAGAAGGAGGAAGCGCGGAGGCGGCGGCGCGAGGTGAAACGGCGGCTGCTGGAGGAGCTGGCCAGCGCCCCTCCGCGTAAGAGTGCACGGCTGCTCCTGCACACGCCTAGCGACGCGGGCCCGGCCGCCTCGCGCCCCACCACCCTCCCTACCTCACGCAGAGCGCCCGCCGCCACGCTCAAGCTGCGTCGCCAGCCTGCCGTGGCCCCGGGCGTCACGGGCCTGCGCAACCTGGGCAACACCTGCTACATGAACTCCATCCTCCAGGTGCTCAGCCACCTCCAGAAGTTCCGAGAATGTTTCCTCAACCTTGACCCTTCCAAAACGGAACATCTGTTTCCCAAAGCCACCAACGGGAAGACTCAGCTTTCTGGCAAGCCAACCAACAGCTCAGCCACAGAGCTGTCCTTGAGGAGTGACAGGGCCGAGGCATGCGAGCGGGAGGGCTTCTGCTGGAACGGCGGGGCCTCCATTAGTCGGAGCCTGGAGCTCATCCAGAACAAGGAGCCAAGCTCGAAGCACATTTCCCTCTGCCGTGAACTGCACACCCTCTTCCGAGTCATGTGGTCCGGGAAGTGGGCCCTAGTGTCGCCCTTCGCCATGCTCCACTCAGTGTGGAGCCTAATCCCTGCCTTCCGCGGCTACGACCAACAGGACGCGCAGGAATTTCTCTGTGAGCTGCTGCACAAGGTGCAGCAGGAACTCGAGTCTGAGGGCACCACACGCCGGATCCTCATCCCTTTCTCCCAGAGGAAGCTCACCAAACAGGTGTTAAAGGTGGTGAATACCATATTTCATGGGCAGCTGCTCAGTCAG GTCACATGTATATCATGCAATTACAAATCTAATACCATTGAGCCCTTTTGGGACCTATCCCTGGAATTCCCTGAACGCTATCACTGCATAGAAAAGGGGTTTGTCCCTTTGAATCAGACAGAGTGCTTGCTCACTGAGATGCTGGCCAAGTTCACAGAGACAGAGGCCCTGGAAGGAAGAATCTACGCTTGTGACCAGTGTAACA GCAAACGACGAAAATCCAATCCCAAACCCCTTGTTCTGAGTGAAGCTAGAAAGCAGTTAATGATCTACAGACTACCTCAGGTTCTCCGGCTGCACCTTAAAAGATTCAG GTGGTCTGGCCGTAACCATCGAGAGAAGATTGGGGTCCATGTCGTCTTTGACCAGGTATTAACCATGGAACCTTACTGCTGCAGGGACATGCTCTCCTCTCTTGACAAAGAGACCTTTGCCTATGATCTCTCCGCAGTGGTCATGCATCACGGGAAAGGGTTTGGCTCAGGACACTACACAGCCTATTGCTACAACACAGAGGGAGGTGCGTGCGCTTTActctgtggggtgggggacaCGGAAAGGGGTTATTTGTccacattttattgttttccttttatttccatcCCATGGATTACCTAG